One Kitasatospora sp. NBC_01287 DNA window includes the following coding sequences:
- the hypA gene encoding hydrogenase maturation nickel metallochaperone HypA, protein MHEMSIAVAVVEQVEQAAREHGAVAVEAVRLQVGELAGVVPDALDFCFSLACADTVLAGAELTVEAVPARARCAACATEWAVGMPPDLCCPRCPGVAGELLTGRELQILDVRWAEEPALARADQEG, encoded by the coding sequence ATGCACGAGATGTCGATCGCGGTGGCCGTCGTCGAGCAGGTGGAGCAAGCGGCGCGCGAGCACGGGGCGGTCGCCGTCGAGGCGGTGCGGCTCCAGGTCGGCGAGCTGGCCGGGGTGGTGCCGGACGCGCTCGACTTCTGCTTCTCACTGGCCTGCGCCGACACGGTCCTGGCGGGGGCGGAGTTGACCGTCGAGGCGGTGCCGGCCCGGGCCAGGTGCGCGGCCTGCGCCACCGAGTGGGCCGTCGGCATGCCGCCCGACCTCTGCTGCCCGCGCTGCCCCGGGGTGGCGGGCGAGCTGCTGACCGGGCGTGAGTTGCAGATCCTGGACGTGCGCTGGGCCGAGGAGCCCGCGCTCGCCCGGGCCGACCAGGAAGGCTGA
- a CDS encoding hydrogenase maturation protease, with product MTERVESVAEPGAGVAGRLVADGRVLIAGVGNIFLGDDGFGIETVRRLGAQELPERVEVVDFGVRGVHLAYQLLDGYRTLVLVDATARGGVPGTVYLIDATSGPVEQVDPVAAAVLDGHRMGPDAVLGLLAALAAGTGGSPPERVLVVGCEPASLEEGIGLSAPVAAAVDEAVAVIRCLLAESDPSGRPVAHRAQRKASSC from the coding sequence ATGACGGAGCGGGTCGAGAGCGTGGCCGAGCCGGGCGCTGGCGTGGCCGGGCGGTTGGTCGCGGACGGCCGGGTGCTGATCGCCGGGGTGGGGAACATCTTCCTCGGCGACGACGGCTTCGGCATCGAGACGGTGCGCCGGCTCGGCGCGCAGGAGCTGCCCGAGCGGGTCGAGGTGGTCGACTTCGGAGTGCGCGGGGTCCACCTCGCCTACCAACTCCTGGACGGCTACCGGACCCTGGTGCTGGTGGACGCCACCGCGCGCGGTGGCGTACCCGGCACTGTCTACCTGATCGATGCCACCAGCGGCCCGGTCGAGCAGGTGGACCCGGTGGCCGCCGCCGTGCTGGACGGGCACCGGATGGGCCCGGACGCGGTGCTCGGCCTGCTGGCCGCGCTCGCCGCCGGGACCGGCGGTTCGCCGCCGGAGCGGGTGCTGGTGGTCGGCTGCGAGCCGGCCTCGCTGGAGGAGGGCATCGGGCTGAGCGCGCCGGTGGCGGCGGCCGTGGACGAGGCGGTCGCGGTGATCCGGTGTCTGCTGGCGGAGTCGGACCCGAGCGGGCGACCGGTCGCCCACCGGGCACAGAGAAAGGCGTCATCATGCTGA
- a CDS encoding DUF6084 family protein has product MTELGFTCTQVRSDPYAAGPTLVFRLRITATGGARVHALALRCQLRIEPARRPYGEAEGERLADLFGDRSRWGTTLNPIQFAQVSLLVPGFEGETEADLVVPCTYDLEVAASRYLRALEGGDVPLLLLFSGTAFTGPGGFQVTPVPWDKEAVVRMPAKVWRDAMDQHFPGCGWLRLPGDLMDELLLYRSQRALPSWEATVRELLDRAPIEEAVR; this is encoded by the coding sequence GTGACCGAACTCGGCTTCACCTGCACGCAGGTGCGCTCCGACCCGTACGCCGCGGGACCGACCCTCGTCTTCCGGTTGCGGATCACCGCCACCGGCGGGGCCCGGGTGCACGCGCTCGCGCTCCGCTGCCAGCTGCGGATCGAACCGGCCCGCCGCCCCTACGGCGAGGCCGAGGGCGAGCGGCTGGCCGACCTGTTCGGCGACCGCTCGCGCTGGGGCACCACGCTCAATCCGATCCAGTTCGCCCAGGTCTCGCTGCTGGTCCCCGGCTTCGAGGGCGAGACCGAGGCGGACCTCGTGGTGCCCTGCACCTACGACCTGGAGGTGGCCGCCTCCCGCTACCTGCGGGCGCTGGAGGGCGGCGACGTCCCGCTGCTGCTGCTCTTCTCCGGCACCGCCTTCACCGGCCCCGGCGGCTTCCAGGTCACTCCGGTGCCCTGGGACAAGGAGGCGGTGGTGCGGATGCCCGCCAAGGTCTGGCGGGACGCGATGGACCAGCACTTCCCCGGCTGCGGCTGGCTGCGGCTGCCGGGCGACCTGATGGACGAGCTGCTGCTCTACCGCTCCCAGCGGGCGCTGCCCTCCTGGGAGGCGACGGTGCGCGAACTGCTCGACCGGGCCCCGATCGAGGAGGCGGTGCGATGA